GAATGCCGTTGCGCTGCAGCGAGGGGAGCTGCCGCCGGAGCTGCGTGACAAAGAGCTCGAACAGCGTGCGCACCTCGGCTTCCGGCCGCTTCCAGTTGTCGCTGGAGAACGCGTAGAGTGTGAGTTGCCGTACGCCGCGGCGCGCGCAATGCGCGACCACGTCGCGCACGACCTGTGCGCCCTTCACGTGTCCCATCCAGCGGGGCCGGCCGCGGCGCGCCGCCCAGCGCCCGTTGCCATCCATGATGATGGCCACGTGGTTCAGCGGGGCGTTCATTCGCCACCCACGCGCTTGATCAGCGCCTCCATATGGGCGAGGTAGCCCTCCAGTGCGCGTCGGCCGGCGGCGGTGAGCCGATACTCGGTGCGCGGGATGCGGCCGTCAAATCCCTTCTTGCAGCTCACATAGCCCGCATCCTCCAGCTTGCGCGCGTGCACGGAGACGTTCCCGTCCGAGGCGTCGAGCATCGCCTTGAGTTCGTTGAACGTCAGGGTCTCGTGCACGGCCAGTGCGCTCACGATCGCCAGGCGCAGGCGCTCGTGGATGATGCGATCCAGCGCCAGGGGCGCGGCGGTGTCTCCGTCGATGGCCTTCAACTGCGGTCCCTCCTGTCGTGCTGCCGATGCTGCCGATCCCGCCCGCCGCGCGCGCGCGGCCGATCCGTCTCGCTTAGCCACCGTGCCTCCTGGCGATCAGTACGCCAAATGCGATCTGCACGACGCCGAACCCGGCCGCCATCGCCAGATCGCCGTCGAGCGCCGGTACGAACAGCGCGATGATGCCGAGGCCCATCAGCACGAGGCCCATCATCGGCACCACGCGCACGGAGAAGGCGCCGCCCGTCGCCACGCCGACGCCGTAGAGCAGCAGCCAGAGCCCGGGCAGCACGCGTTCGGTGACCTGTGGGGCGATGCCGGCGGTGAACGGGTCCACCAAGGCCAGCGTCAGCACGGCGCCGCTGAGGATCGCGGGTGTGTAGTTGAGCAGGAATCGCCGGGCCGGCACGCTGACGAGTTGCGTGCCGCTGGTGGCGACCCGACGGCGCATCTTCCCGTACATCGCGCCAAGGCCCACGCTGCTGGCGAGTACTGCGGCGCCAAGCCAGATGGCGAGCCAGCGCTCCGGCGTCGGCTGTCGGTCGGCGAAGAAGGCGGCGGGCAGCGCAACCAGGCCGACGAGGACCAGGCCCCATCCCGGGACATCCGTGAAGGACGAGGCGCCCTCCATCGTCCGGCGGATGAAGGAGAGGTCCTGCAG
This is a stretch of genomic DNA from Gemmatimonadaceae bacterium. It encodes these proteins:
- a CDS encoding transcriptional regulator, translating into MALDRIIHERLRLAIVSALAVHETLTFNELKAMLDASDGNVSVHARKLEDAGYVSCKKGFDGRIPRTEYRLTAAGRRALEGYLAHMEALIKRVGGE